The DNA window CTTCAACACCAACACAATCCATATCTAAGTACTTAAATTTATCTCTAACCCTCCTAAGAAACTGACAAGTCCCACAAGCAGGCTCAAGAACTTTCAACCTATCGTAAGACATCCCATTTATATCTATCAGGCTAGTCATGTAATCAACAA is part of the Brevinematales bacterium genome and encodes:
- a CDS encoding SAM-dependent methyltransferase; its protein translation is MGDNKSMEVVKKTLKERKSLGMFFTPLWLVDYMTSLIDINGMSYDRLKVLEPACGTCQFLRRVRDKFKYLDMDCVGVE